In Salinisphaera sp. LB1, one genomic interval encodes:
- a CDS encoding helix-turn-helix domain-containing protein has product MNKYEVPALLTSEQAAELLGVTAHTLAVWRCEKRYPLPYVKRGRWVRYRAADVAKFIDDSMHQVSA; this is encoded by the coding sequence ATGAATAAATACGAAGTCCCCGCCCTACTCACGTCGGAGCAAGCCGCCGAATTACTCGGCGTAACCGCTCACACGCTCGCGGTCTGGCGCTGTGAAAAGCGTTATCCCCTGCCCTACGTCAAACGCGGCCGCTGGGTGCGTTACCGCGCTGCGGATGTCGCGAAGTTCATCGACGACAGCATGCACCAGGTGTCGGCATGA
- a CDS encoding aldo/keto reductase has protein sequence METREINSEGLSASRIGLGTWAIGGWKWGGTDEAESIRTIQSAPDRGVTLIDTAPVYGFGRSEEIVGKAVDKGGIRDQVVIATKCALEWDDDGGVQRNATKQRIFKEVDDSLRRLRTDVIDVLQVHWPDPLVDARETAEAMVELKAAGKIRAIGVSNFSPEQMDAFSEVAPIDVAQNPYNLFERQIDRDVLPWVREHDTRLLAYGALCRGLLSGRMHADREFPGDDLRNSDPKFQQPRFDQYLAAVDALDKFAQEHYNKRVLDLAIRWVLDQYDHAFALWGARTPDQMDAVANVPGWHLDPDAREEIGRIVDTHVTDPVGPEFMAPPARD, from the coding sequence TTGGAAACACGCGAGATCAACAGCGAAGGGTTATCGGCGTCGCGGATCGGTCTGGGCACCTGGGCGATCGGCGGCTGGAAATGGGGCGGCACGGACGAGGCCGAGTCCATTCGCACGATTCAGAGCGCGCCCGATCGGGGCGTGACGCTCATCGATACCGCCCCGGTGTACGGCTTCGGTCGATCCGAAGAGATTGTCGGCAAGGCCGTTGATAAAGGCGGGATTCGCGACCAGGTCGTGATCGCCACGAAATGCGCGCTGGAATGGGACGATGATGGCGGCGTACAGCGTAATGCGACCAAGCAGCGCATCTTCAAGGAAGTGGACGATTCCCTGCGTCGCTTGCGCACGGATGTGATCGACGTGTTGCAGGTGCACTGGCCGGATCCGCTGGTCGATGCCCGCGAAACCGCGGAGGCCATGGTCGAGTTGAAGGCGGCCGGCAAGATCCGTGCGATTGGTGTTTCCAATTTCTCGCCCGAGCAGATGGACGCATTCTCGGAGGTCGCGCCGATCGACGTGGCGCAGAACCCGTACAACCTGTTCGAGCGCCAGATCGACCGGGACGTGCTGCCCTGGGTGCGCGAGCACGACACGCGTCTGCTGGCCTACGGCGCGCTCTGCCGTGGTCTGTTGTCCGGCCGGATGCACGCGGATCGCGAGTTTCCGGGCGACGATCTGCGCAACAGCGATCCGAAATTCCAGCAGCCGCGCTTCGATCAGTACCTGGCCGCGGTGGATGCGCTCGACAAGTTCGCGCAGGAGCACTACAACAAGCGGGTGCTGGATCTGGCGATCCGCTGGGTGCTCGATCAATACGACCATGCGTTCGCCCTGTGGGGCGCGCGTACGCCGGATCAAATGGATGCCGTGGCCAATGTGCCAGGATGGCATCTGGATCCCGACGCGCGCGAAGAAATCGGTCGCATCGTCGATACGCACGTCACCGATCCGGTCGGCCCCGAATTCATGGCGCCGCCGGCGCGCGACTGA
- a CDS encoding integrase family protein, with protein MTEQISFTKRTIDALPDAPPGKRASYADRTVPGLRLVVTDKGSKSWQMQKRIKGRGGRRLTLGRYPDMPPAMAKKKAAIVSAQIAEGVDPHAEKQKADSQRFTLGDALELYIERHNLKATTVKGYRQNIEVGLKDWTKKPLVEINGRMAVDRHAKLAADSGNPYADQVMRTLRALWNFAEGLFEDDDGNSTLPVNPAKRLSKVRAWRKPAPRKTYIKAHDLPAWFNAVNTLRAEPWGTASQTAGDYFALLILTGLRRTEGLSLRWDCVNFHERTLTALDTKNHKDHTLPLSDYLIDLLEARRKAHETDAALAGTPFVFPGSGRAGHFTEPRYQQQRIVKESGVTFRIHDLRRTFVTTAERLGVPTYALSALVNHEIGGHPITRDYVSIEIERLRDPMQKITDFMLSTGRIRRSASITDNDQSSTADA; from the coding sequence ATGACCGAACAAATCAGCTTCACGAAACGCACGATCGACGCCCTTCCCGACGCGCCACCCGGCAAGCGCGCAAGCTACGCCGACCGGACTGTACCGGGCCTGCGTCTGGTCGTCACAGACAAGGGCTCGAAAAGCTGGCAGATGCAAAAGCGCATCAAGGGGCGCGGCGGCCGACGGCTGACACTCGGTCGCTATCCGGATATGCCGCCCGCTATGGCGAAGAAAAAAGCCGCGATCGTCTCGGCACAGATCGCCGAAGGCGTGGACCCGCACGCGGAGAAGCAGAAAGCCGATTCTCAGCGCTTCACCCTCGGCGATGCGCTCGAACTCTATATCGAGCGTCACAACCTGAAAGCCACCACGGTTAAGGGCTATCGCCAGAATATCGAAGTCGGCTTGAAGGACTGGACGAAAAAGCCGCTGGTCGAGATCAACGGCCGCATGGCGGTCGATCGACACGCCAAACTCGCCGCCGACTCTGGCAACCCGTACGCCGACCAAGTAATGCGCACACTGCGCGCACTGTGGAACTTCGCCGAAGGCTTGTTCGAAGACGACGACGGCAATTCAACCCTGCCCGTCAATCCCGCCAAGCGACTGTCGAAGGTGCGGGCATGGCGCAAGCCGGCGCCGCGCAAGACTTATATCAAGGCGCACGATTTGCCGGCATGGTTCAACGCGGTGAACACGCTGCGCGCCGAGCCTTGGGGCACGGCGTCGCAGACGGCCGGCGATTACTTCGCGCTCTTGATCTTGACCGGGCTGCGGCGCACCGAAGGTTTGTCGCTGCGCTGGGATTGCGTCAATTTCCACGAGCGCACGCTGACCGCCCTCGATACGAAGAATCACAAGGATCACACGCTCCCGTTATCGGACTACCTGATCGATCTGCTTGAAGCCCGGCGAAAGGCGCACGAAACAGACGCGGCATTGGCAGGTACGCCCTTTGTCTTCCCCGGCAGCGGTCGCGCGGGCCATTTCACCGAACCCCGCTATCAGCAGCAACGGATCGTCAAGGAATCCGGGGTGACCTTTCGTATACATGACCTTCGCCGAACGTTCGTGACCACGGCGGAGCGGCTCGGCGTGCCAACCTATGCACTCAGCGCCTTAGTGAATCACGAGATTGGCGGCCACCCGATCACGCGCGATTACGTCTCGATCGAGATCGAGCGGCTGCGCGACCCAATGCAGAAAATCACAGACTTCATGCTCAGCACCGGCCGTATCAGACGCTCAGCATCCATTACCGATAACGACCAATCATCAACGGCAGACGCTTAA
- a CDS encoding DEAD/DEAH box helicase, with product MLNELATRIWAHESFHRDYTAAISQGIVSSQPLSLTTDVSSLSETVIANLLQAAAVFAKSTSMEHREAAYRIATSLLWSNSEEFDRIGDISTIILGRLGNFAVLQTLLKDVGDKALARIPSSLWYEIQAHQGRNTVQIAGRSAVALTGFQRDIWEALKDNDAVCISGPTSSGKSFVVQGYLLARSENARGFTAVYLVPSRALISQVSSDLRALSRKLEIADLDIYTISEPNLDTSKSCIYVLTQERLQLLRANYPREVEPDVVIVDEAHSLAEGDRGTLLESVLQDLAATSNGDSKPQFIFGAPLTKNLEIYGNLLGIDSIKNIQTIESPVAQNLLLVEGEESAVKVDLWVDGRRLSIDRVESDISNFSENEKLAWASSQFGDGQQSLIYAGGQAKAEKIAKKIKEKIRGANTATIDELDELSSLVRNYIHPRYSIVDCLPYGVAYHYGRMPAVLRRNVERLFKEGHIRYLVCTSTLLQGVNLPARNIFMINPTKGRDYKTHENIPLSNHDFWNLVGRAGRLGKEFEGNVYLIDYGSWREKALEGDREAALIPAMQQSLSNSHAEIAEFIENRSLSEGPAQEVEVTAAKLFNDYRQGRLERTFELYGDDLTSSDKERLSVGLRQLDKLVTLPLEITGRHSSISALRQQRMYDYIVRRADRVGLDQLVPPHPHSSNAYNSCLRLIKRFNNYFEGLPKADRSHTFFATLALKWMRGESLRRILDEAIRRAPERNPDTVIRESLTQIENRLRFRFVKYVNCYADLIRFYLSERNRGAEAERIPPFGLFLELGASNKTMINMISLGLTRTAAKVVSDEINDSRLERGECVAALGRFLAENGSVPSLIRYEIEEVIRGTR from the coding sequence ATGTTGAACGAGCTTGCAACTCGTATTTGGGCCCATGAGTCATTCCATCGCGATTACACGGCTGCGATTTCGCAAGGAATCGTAAGTTCGCAGCCGCTTTCCCTGACTACAGACGTCAGTTCATTAAGTGAAACAGTGATCGCAAACTTATTACAAGCTGCGGCCGTTTTTGCCAAGTCGACTTCGATGGAACACCGTGAGGCTGCCTATCGTATTGCTACTAGCCTTTTATGGTCGAATAGTGAGGAGTTCGATCGTATCGGTGATATTAGTACCATCATTTTGGGTCGGCTCGGAAATTTTGCGGTGCTGCAAACACTATTAAAAGATGTTGGCGACAAAGCGCTAGCTAGAATTCCGTCGTCGCTTTGGTATGAGATCCAGGCGCATCAAGGTAGAAATACAGTCCAAATAGCCGGACGGAGTGCTGTTGCTCTGACAGGCTTTCAGCGAGATATATGGGAAGCGTTAAAAGACAATGACGCTGTTTGTATAAGTGGCCCTACGTCTTCCGGAAAGTCGTTCGTTGTACAAGGCTATTTATTGGCACGATCGGAAAATGCAAGGGGGTTCACTGCGGTCTATTTAGTGCCGAGTAGAGCTTTAATCTCTCAAGTTTCAAGCGATCTGAGAGCGCTTAGTAGAAAACTAGAGATAGCCGATCTAGATATCTACACGATCTCTGAGCCTAATCTAGATACCTCTAAATCCTGTATCTATGTTTTAACTCAAGAAAGGCTACAGCTGCTTCGAGCGAATTACCCGCGCGAGGTGGAGCCGGATGTCGTCATTGTGGACGAGGCGCACAGTCTTGCCGAAGGTGATCGAGGAACGCTCTTAGAGTCCGTGCTACAGGATTTGGCGGCAACCAGTAACGGCGACTCGAAGCCGCAGTTCATCTTCGGGGCGCCGTTGACCAAAAACCTTGAGATTTATGGAAATCTCCTTGGTATCGATTCAATAAAAAATATACAGACGATCGAATCCCCTGTTGCTCAAAACCTGCTGTTGGTAGAGGGTGAGGAATCCGCCGTCAAAGTCGACCTTTGGGTCGATGGCCGAAGACTCTCAATAGATCGAGTTGAATCAGATATTTCGAACTTTAGCGAAAACGAGAAGCTCGCGTGGGCTAGTAGTCAATTTGGTGACGGTCAACAATCGTTAATCTACGCGGGTGGTCAGGCGAAAGCAGAAAAAATTGCAAAAAAAATAAAAGAAAAAATTCGCGGCGCGAACACAGCTACTATTGACGAATTAGATGAGTTGAGCAGCTTAGTTCGTAATTATATTCATCCGAGATACTCCATCGTGGATTGTCTGCCTTACGGTGTGGCGTATCATTATGGACGTATGCCAGCGGTCCTTCGCCGCAATGTGGAGCGGCTATTTAAAGAAGGCCATATACGCTATTTAGTTTGTACTAGCACGCTATTGCAAGGCGTGAATCTTCCTGCGCGCAATATTTTCATGATCAATCCAACTAAAGGTCGGGATTATAAAACTCATGAAAATATCCCACTTAGTAATCACGACTTTTGGAACCTGGTTGGGCGAGCTGGGCGGCTGGGTAAGGAGTTCGAAGGTAATGTCTATCTAATAGATTACGGCTCTTGGCGCGAGAAGGCGCTTGAAGGTGATAGAGAGGCTGCTTTAATTCCAGCGATGCAACAGAGCCTTTCGAATTCGCATGCAGAGATTGCGGAGTTTATTGAAAATCGCAGCTTATCGGAGGGGCCAGCGCAGGAGGTAGAGGTAACAGCTGCCAAACTGTTCAACGATTATCGTCAAGGGCGACTCGAGAGAACATTTGAGCTTTACGGCGATGATTTGACCTCAAGCGACAAGGAGCGTTTGTCTGTAGGCTTAAGGCAACTAGATAAGCTGGTAACGCTTCCTCTAGAAATTACCGGTAGGCATTCGAGCATTTCGGCACTCCGGCAACAGCGGATGTATGATTATATAGTGCGCCGAGCGGACCGTGTAGGTTTGGATCAGCTCGTTCCCCCACATCCACATTCTAGTAACGCTTATAATTCGTGTCTAAGACTTATTAAACGCTTTAATAATTATTTCGAAGGTCTGCCTAAAGCAGATAGGTCGCATACCTTTTTTGCGACGCTGGCACTTAAGTGGATGCGAGGAGAAAGCCTTCGACGGATTCTCGATGAAGCCATTAGACGGGCTCCGGAGCGTAATCCTGACACTGTGATCAGAGAGTCGCTTACTCAGATTGAAAATCGACTGCGCTTTCGCTTCGTAAAGTATGTCAATTGTTACGCCGATCTCATACGATTCTATCTTTCAGAACGAAATCGGGGCGCCGAAGCAGAAAGAATTCCGCCATTTGGGCTTTTTTTGGAGCTCGGTGCAAGTAATAAAACGATGATAAACATGATTTCACTAGGTCTGACACGCACGGCTGCGAAAGTAGTATCGGACGAAATAAATGATTCTAGATTAGAAAGGGGGGAGTGCGTCGCGGCTCTAGGGCGATTCCTTGCAGAAAATGGGTCAGTTCCGTCGTTAATACGGTATGAGATCGAAGAGGTCATTCGTGGAACGCGATAA
- a CDS encoding replication endonuclease produces the protein MSVIEYVSGLSAREIPADGRIWLRKQLDSQPVPVANALAEQHRRTYHAERDQGRPNPMRPANIQLREFVEASQGLLPPSATGDDIRAFAKRRSHECEQSMRRVNGDEMATYAAGHGVVSRFGLVPPTPNRNRTLFGCIERMRDEGWWRNQLHKIHGRKHEQQARSFGLVHKRAGLYISEYGFQRYIGRQESNARALNDTMAVCETGEEFSLAEIADKGLSNPSIRRNEMMGRINGIERYAEARGDVALFASITTPPELHAVHSKSLEPGDGQHVTPREGQEWLMAQWKKFRAKLKRASINAYGLRVAEPHHDGTPHWHVLLFVDPAQADLLRRMLTVYFVAGSTDRARQERACDIQAIDPQRGSATGYIAKYISKGMDGHGLDYAATLDSDGQQVGLETDPKDAAQRVRAWASQWGIRQFQFMGTPAIGPWRELRRIRNEIEGNPKAEALRKAADEGDYARYMELMGGAAVKASARPAHVRYAADTECGRYGETKQRAYLDAFGVTYTTRPVRWIIEYQPSGESRNGDNAEQFGRNVTGSGATGIRAEPVTGNLKRDFLNEFQRAALAQRRSREHLDSWK, from the coding sequence ATGAGCGTCATCGAATACGTTAGCGGGTTGTCAGCGCGGGAAATCCCGGCCGACGGGCGGATTTGGTTACGGAAACAACTAGACTCCCAACCCGTTCCGGTCGCGAACGCACTGGCCGAACAGCATCGGCGCACCTATCACGCAGAACGTGACCAAGGCCGGCCGAACCCGATGCGGCCCGCCAACATCCAGTTGCGGGAATTCGTCGAAGCGTCACAAGGGCTTCTGCCGCCGAGTGCGACCGGCGACGATATTCGAGCCTTCGCAAAGCGCCGTAGCCACGAGTGCGAGCAGAGCATGCGCCGCGTCAACGGTGATGAAATGGCAACCTACGCCGCCGGTCACGGCGTGGTCTCGCGTTTCGGTCTGGTTCCGCCCACGCCGAACCGTAATCGCACCCTGTTCGGCTGTATCGAGCGCATGCGCGATGAGGGCTGGTGGCGTAATCAGTTGCACAAGATTCACGGCCGCAAACACGAGCAGCAAGCGCGCTCATTTGGGCTCGTTCATAAACGCGCCGGCCTGTATATCAGCGAATACGGCTTCCAGCGTTATATCGGCCGCCAAGAAAGCAACGCCCGCGCTCTGAATGACACGATGGCGGTCTGCGAAACCGGCGAGGAATTCAGCCTTGCTGAGATCGCCGACAAAGGCCTGAGCAATCCCAGCATTCGCCGCAACGAGATGATGGGGCGTATCAATGGGATCGAGCGCTACGCAGAGGCCCGAGGCGATGTCGCGCTATTCGCATCGATCACCACCCCGCCCGAGTTGCACGCCGTCCATTCCAAATCGCTCGAACCCGGCGATGGTCAGCACGTCACACCCCGCGAAGGTCAGGAATGGTTGATGGCGCAGTGGAAGAAGTTTCGCGCGAAGCTCAAGCGAGCATCGATTAACGCGTATGGCCTACGGGTCGCCGAACCCCACCACGACGGGACACCCCACTGGCACGTCCTGCTTTTCGTCGATCCGGCGCAAGCCGACTTGTTACGGCGCATGCTCACCGTCTACTTCGTCGCCGGGTCCACGGACCGAGCGCGGCAAGAGCGCGCCTGCGATATTCAAGCGATTGACCCCCAGCGCGGCTCGGCAACCGGCTATATCGCAAAATACATCTCGAAAGGCATGGACGGGCACGGGCTCGATTACGCGGCGACGCTCGATTCAGACGGGCAACAAGTGGGCTTAGAAACCGATCCGAAGGACGCGGCCCAGCGCGTCCGGGCTTGGGCGTCGCAATGGGGTATTCGACAGTTTCAGTTTATGGGCACGCCCGCTATCGGGCCGTGGCGCGAACTGCGCCGTATACGTAACGAGATTGAAGGCAACCCAAAGGCCGAAGCGCTGCGCAAAGCCGCCGATGAGGGCGACTACGCTCGTTACATGGAACTCATGGGCGGCGCAGCCGTTAAGGCCAGCGCGCGACCCGCCCATGTTCGTTACGCAGCCGATACCGAATGCGGCCGTTATGGCGAAACCAAACAGCGGGCCTACCTCGACGCCTTCGGCGTTACGTATACGACGCGCCCGGTCCGCTGGATAATCGAATACCAACCAAGCGGCGAGAGTCGTAACGGGGACAACGCCGAGCAGTTCGGGCGTAACGTAACGGGAAGCGGAGCTACCGGAATCCGGGCCGAACCCGTAACGGGAAATCTCAAACGCGATTTCCTTAACGAATTCCAGCGCGCGGCGTTAGCGCAACGGCGAAGCCGTGAGCACTTGGACTCGTGGAAATAA